One window of the Manihot esculenta cultivar AM560-2 chromosome 14, M.esculenta_v8, whole genome shotgun sequence genome contains the following:
- the LOC110600565 gene encoding uncharacterized protein LOC110600565, with protein MAHFIPYKKTNIASHVAKLSFKEKRFGIEFRYSSVAHPQNDGQNEVIVIEIQYANIDSRFDRYDQLFSRYNRYNMHSDRGWMYTRLKDGLLNPLLLKGLNEFISAAKQFPDCLNGELIRCPCNRFKCQIRSFEDENIIRFHLMKYEFVRDYYVWYLHGEIRNYNAVHRRNAAGPSFSPSISTEPPNQSTQRLYDMLAAANQELWPGCENHSRLSDVARILNIKSEHHLSERCFDNICQLIKEILPTDNLFTDNFYSTKKLLEGLGLPIQKIHSCLNGCMIYWGEDNELLRCKVCDHPRYKRLQDSQSSSKTQVAYSKMYYMPITPRLQRLYASNATAKDMTWHANHGTNDDLMHHSADSHAWKAFDNNWPHFNAEKRNVRLGLCTDGFQPFGQSGQQYSSWPVILTPYNLPPWLCMKGEYMFLTILFSGPRNPKDKLDVYLQPLVTELKDLWENGVETYDAFSKENFNLRAALIWTINDFPAYAMLSGWSTAGRTACPYCMEDSDAFTLTRGGKQSWFDNHRKFLPHSHSFRRNKIAFRKNVSVTKKA; from the exons ATTGTGATTGAAATTCAATATGCAAATATTGATAGTCGTTTTGACCGTTATGACCAACTCTTTTCTAGGTACAATAGGTATAATATGCATTCTGATAGAGGTTGGATGTATACAAGACTAAAAGATGGTCTACTAAATCCTTTATTGCTTAAAGGATTAAATGAATTCATATCAGCTGCCAAACAGTTTCCAGACTGTTTGAATGGAGAACTAATTAGGTGTCCATGTAATCGATTTAAGTGCCAAATTCGCAGTTTTGAAGATGAGAATATAATTAGGTTTCATCtgatgaaatatgaatttgttAGAGACTATTACGTATGGTATTTGCATGGCGAAATTCGAAATTACAATGCGGTCCATAGAAGAA ATGCAGCAGGGCCTAGTTTCTCCCCATCAATAAGTACTGAGCCTCCAAACCAATCTACTCAGAGATTGTATGACATGTTGGCCGCTGCTAATCAGGAATTGTGGCCAGGTTGTGAAAATCATTCACGACTGTCAGATGTGGCAAGGATATTGAATATCAAATCTGAACATCATTTGTCCGAACGTTGTTTTGATAATATTTGCCAATTAATCAAAGAAATTTTACCTACTGATAATTTGTTTACTGATAATTTCTACTCTACAAAGAAATTGCTTGAAGGCTTGGGATTACCAATTCAGAAGATTCATAGTTGCTTAAATGGTTGTATGATTTATTGGGGTGAGGATAATGAATTGCTCAGGTGCAAGGTGTGTGATCATCCTAGATACAAACGATTGCAAGATAGCCAGAGCTCTAGTAAAACCCAAGTTGCTTATAGTAAAATGTATTACATGCCAATCACACCTAGACTACAAAGGTTGTACGCATCTAATGCTACAGCTAAGGATATGACTTGGCATGCCAATCATGGGACTAATGATGATTTAATGCATCATTCAGCTGATTCGCATGCATGGAAAGCTTTTGATAATAATTGGCCTCATTTCAATGCTGAGAAACGTAATGTCCGTCTGGGACTATGTACCGATGGTTTTCAACCCTTTGGACAATCTGGTCAGCAATATTCATCATGGCCTGTCATATTGACACCGTACAATTTACCCCCATGGTTATGCATGAAAGGTGAGTATATGTTTCTCACTATACTTTTCTCAGGGCCTAGAAATCCAAAAGATAAGTTGGATGTGTATTTGCAACCCCTAGTAACTGAGTTGAAAGATTTATGGGAGAATGGagttgaaacatatgatgcattcagtaaagaaaatttcaacttGCGAGCTGCTTTAATATGGACTATAAATGATTTTCCTGCTTATGCAATGTTATCTGGATGGAGCACTGCAGGACGGACTGCTTGTCCTTATTGCATGGAAGATAGTGATGCATTTACATTGACAAGAGGAGGTAAGCAATCATGGTTTGATAATCATCGCAAATTTTTACCTCATAGCCATTCTTTTAGAAGAAACAAAATAGCTTTTAGGAAGAATGTATCTGTTACTAAGAAAGCATAA